Proteins from a single region of Anastrepha ludens isolate Willacy chromosome 5, idAnaLude1.1, whole genome shotgun sequence:
- the LOC128865204 gene encoding uncharacterized protein LOC128865204: protein MGNSNSRSDSGSDGPNGAPAGAKEKPPKSTTTLPIRDGSSVGNNNAMLKAEKAMSRSASGADVTEKYLTQLVPIEKLSEILKEKSVKHGVNGIVSDVFVSQVFPHYADLGKRLFHLMHTASKATTAYLGTVAFRQQCERFLGIMDDDKILECYIKMFAEEDNPDFITKEGVTRLLFTCYTIAMQHSGNAVLCPAINRTFGSVTKSIFFSHDNLSLGFVCRWFEQNLIRLVLLVHKYCVHMLSTSYRGLEQQGQTCGIELQTPVLEQRNPFPDAAGRDEGDSNYDSLMPLSQAWLLAGALPPLYSKPQTIQSSNANKSSAAQIFKEKLSMIPSHWTLLYNSNEHGLGANRFLHHVLGYRGPTLVLIHTKDDQTYCIASPNEWKETHLYTGGEGSSVVQLFPKFVILEKKPNILYLNTSIRGYPKGLRAGSDPRKPIIAVDEHFESVDCKGLAAVLLAIEVWGCGDKASRDVQLDIKKWQIKEAERQRTVKLTAADWMDHPDRYLLELGGRTNYNN, encoded by the exons ATGGGAAACTCAAACTCGAGAAGTGACTCTGGCAGCGATGGCCCAAATGGGGCCCCAGCTGGAGCCAAGGAAAAACCCCCCAAATCAACAACTACGCTTCCCATACGCGATGGATCTTCCGTAGGAAATAACAATGCTATGTTAAAAGCCGAGAAGGCAATGAGTAGATCAGCATCGGGTGCAGATGTCACGGAGAAGTATTTAACGCAACTCGTGCCAATTGAAAAATTATCTGAAATACTTAAGGAGAAGTCAGTCAAGCACGGGGTCAATGGTATAGTTTCGGATGTGTTTGTG TCACAAGTGTTTCCTCATTATGCTGATTTAGGCAAACGACTTTTTCACCTAATGCACACTGCATCGAAAGCAACCACAGCCTATCTAGGCACGGTGGCATTCCGCCAACAATGCGAACGTTTTCTTGGTATAATGGACGATGACAAAATTTTAGAAtgctatataaaaatgtttgcagaAGAGGATAATCCAGATTTCATTACTAAAGAGGGTGTAACTCGCTTACTTTTTACGTGCTACACTATTGCTATGCAACATTCTGGCAACGCAGTATTGTGCCCAGCA ATTAATAGAACATTTGGCTCGGTGACCaagtcaatattttttagcCACGACAACCTAAGTTTAGGCTTTGTTTGTCGTTGGTTTGAACAGAATCTTATTCGTTTGGTTCTGCTGGTGCATAAATATTGCGTACATATGTTGTCAACATCTTATAGAGGTCTCGAACAACAAGGTCAGACATGCGGCATTGAACTTCAAACACCAGTGTTGGAACAACGTAATCCATTCCCTGATGCAGCTGGCAGAGATGAGGGAGATTCAAACTATGATTCATTAATGCCATTATCTCAAGCATGGTTATTAGCTGGAGCGCTTCCTCCGCTTTATTCTAAGCCCCAAACGATACAGTCGTCAAACGCCAATAAGTCTTCTGCAGctcaaattttcaaagaaaaactttCTATGATACCATCACATTGGACTTTATTGTACAACTCAAATGAACATGGACTGGGTGCTAATCGTTTTTTGCATCACGTTCTTGGCTATCGCGGACCAACACTTGTTTTAATACATACCAAGGACGATCAGACATATTGTATTGCTTCGCCAAATGAATGGAAGGAAACTCATTTGTATACGGGTGGTGAAGGCAGTAGTGTAGTTCAACTTTTTCCAAA gttTGTGATATTGGAGAAAAAACCCAACATTTTGTACTTAAATACAAGCATACGAGGTTACCCCAAAGGACTGCGTGCTGGATCAGATCCACGAAAACCTATTATCGCCGTAGACGAACATTTCGAAAGTGTAGATTGCAAAGGACTGGCTGCAGTGCTGTTGGCAATAGAG GTGTGGGGCTGCGGTGATAAGGCATCACGTGATGTGCAATTGGAtattaaaaaatggcaaataaaagaaGCTGAACGACAACGTACAGTTAAATTAACTGCCGCCGATTGGATGGATCATCCCGATCGATACTTATTAGAACTGGGAGGTCGCACAAACTACAACAATTGA
- the LOC128863740 gene encoding uncharacterized protein LOC128863740, with the protein MSDPLKKGGRTTVVSSELSDLKFVKLHSPKMKSVYWQHFGFPTNEHDRIITKQNVVCTLCHKVLTNHGNTTNLRAHLQHRHKDIFQKICIENGIRIPPRRPLAKPNNSGMGPGRMSTKRDPLRQKVKIESRESMQDTSNQGSLPGEEPSMLYETMVPMTYDDDDVIDNDHFVKVEVSGNTSVDGLSKVKNANEHSTVEVISMLPKYSTVPNYRSEMGEMVNQYQLQDALVNMVINDVRNVDTLYDQGMSTFIRTLCGNVSLPLDKKIEALIRELHSDKLTTLASQIKMRSQVKPYSLGFEIWKNVENKHFMSIYFNYTTDAPEYNLLNQLYCTVEYNKFTSIDEIFEEFNLENCAAAIVSYEYDDYLKHFLKSKNVPIILSYDVTVDKCLKCVFALPDVASIIDQVKEMIMRYGSEISSKDVDIPTINDEFPWTFYELLKFFSETVSWPEDVDILVSSSKVIVDTLNILAITLDTLKGEEIPHSSMLSPITSKIVNKKLALCETDDEFVANIKTTISRELQDVVIADHHLTIAALLDPRFHRLTTVKNLGKCIQILTNNYNKMHQQDGGNVTVTKDSTENKPATSTSRKSNLEIFFDIQDEPVPSSATQEECNLESDLKRYRTEVYVNLDESPFSWWNKFGHMYGSLKRLAPIYQCMPCVVNMNFKKHVKQQIYEQHKRYMLTGNLIDAILFLHNNNDNKFD; encoded by the exons ATGAGTGATCCGTTAAAAAAAGGTGGCCGGACAACTGTGGTCTCTTCAGAGCTGTCTGACCTGAAATTTGTTAAGCTGCACAGCCCTAAAATGAAGAGTGTTTACTGGCAGCATTTTGGGTTTCCTACTAATGAACATGATCGCATCATCACTAAACAAAATGTTGTGTGCACATTGTGCCACAAGGTTTTAACTAACCATGGAAACACAACAAATTTGCGCGCACACTTGCAACATCGGCACAaagacatttttcaaaaaatttgcatcGAAAATGGTATAAGAATACCACCTCGACGTCCCCTTGCCAAACCTAACAATTCTGGAATGGGACCTGGCCGCATGAGCACAAAGCGCGACCCTCTGCGTCAAAAGGTTAAAATAGAGTCTCGGGAATCCATGCAAGATACATCAAATCAAGGTAGTTTGCCAGGAGAAGAGCCATCAATGCTCTATGAGACAATGGTTCCCATGACATACGACGACGACGACGTAATTGATAACGATCACTTCGTGAAAGTAGAAGTGTCAGGCAATACAAGTGTTGACGGATTGTCAAAAGTTAAGAATGCAAATGAACATAGTACTGTAGAAGTAATATCTATGTTGCCAAAATATAGTACAGTTCCAAACTATCGGTCGGAAATGGGAGAAATGGTGAACCAATACCAGTTGCAAGATGCCTTGGTAAATATGGTCATAAATGATGTACGCAACGTGGATACACTTTATGATCAGGGTATGTCGACATTTATTCGCACCCTTTGTGGCAATGTTTCATTGCCATTGGACAAAAAG ATTGAGGCGCTTATTCGCGAATTACATAGCGACAAATTGACTACACTGGCAAGCCAAATTAAAATGCGCTCACAAGTAAAACCGTATTCTTTGGGCTTTGAAATTTGGAAGaacgttgaaaataaacattttatgtCAATATATTTCAACTATACCACAGATGCACCGGAATACAATCTTCTAAATCAATTGTACTGCACAGTTGAATACAACAAGTTTACATCCATCGAcgaaatatttgaagaattcAATTTGGAAAATTGCGCAGCAGCTATTGTTAGCTATGAATATGATGACTATCTTAAACACTTCTTGAAATCCAAGA ATGTCCCAATTATATTGTCGTACGATGTCACTGTGGACAAGTGCTTGAAATGTGTATTCGCTTTACCGGATGTGGCTTCAATAATTGATCAAGTTAAGGAAATGATAATGCGCTATGGATCGGAGATTAGTTcaaag GATGTAGACATTCCCACAATAAATGATGAATTCCCCTGGACGTTTTACGaacttttaaaattcttttccgAGACCGTATCATGGCCCGAAGACGTTGATATTCTAGTTTCTTCCTCGAAAGTTATTGTGGATACGTTAAATATCTTAGCC ATAACATTGGATACGCTTAAGGGTGAGGAAATCCCACACAGTAGTATGTTATCGCCTATAACATCcaaaattgtgaataaaaaattagctttatgTGAAACTGACGATGAATTTGTGGCGAATATAAAAACAACTATAAGCAGAGAACTTCAGGACGT TGTAATTGCCGATCACCACTTGACCATTGCGGCATTGCTTGACCCTCGATTTCATCGATTAACAACTGTTAAAAATCTAGGAAAATGTATCCAAATTTTAACTAATAATTACAACAAAATGCACCAACAAGATGGAGGTAATGTGACAGTGACAAAAGATTCAACCGAAAATAAACCTGCTACTTCCACTTCAAGGAAGTCAA atttggagatattttttgatattcagGATGAGCCGGTCCCTTCATCTGCAACGCAGGAAGAGTGTAACTTAGAAAGTGATCTGAAACGTTACCGAACGGAAGTATATGTAAATTTAGATGAATCACCGTTTTCATGGTGGAATAAATTTGGACATATGTATGGGAGCTTAAAACGTCTGGCACCCATTTACCAGTGCATGCCATGTGTTGTGAACATGAATTTTAAGAAGCATGTCAAACAGCAAATTTATGAACAGCATAAGCGATATATGCTTACAGGCAATTTAATCGATGCAATTCTTTTTCTGCATAATAATAACGATAATAAGTTTGATTAG
- the LOC128862987 gene encoding 60S ribosomal protein L13, protein MGKGNNMIPNAHFHKWWQRNVKTWFNQPARKYRRRQNRIKKAKAVFPRPAQALRPVVRCPTIRYHTKLRAGRGFTLEELKGAGLTYGFARTIGIAVDKRRKNKSLESRQRNVQRLKEYKSKLILFPINEKKIRKGESTLEECKLATQLKGDVMPIKKEQPVIEFREIAKDEQKFKAFATLRKARSDARLVGIRAKRAKENADNPDDTGKDAKKSKK, encoded by the exons ATGGGTAAGGGAAATAACATGATTCCAAATGCTCACTTTCACAAGTGGTGGCAACGGAATGTAAAGACTTGGTTCAATCAGCCTGCACGCAAATATCGCAGACGGCAAAACCGCATCAAGAAGGCTAAAGCTGTGTTCCCACGTCCAGCACAAGCATTGCGCCCTGTTGTACGTTGCCCAACCATCCGCTATCACACGAAATTGCGCGCAGGACGCGGGTTTACACTTGAAGAACTTAag GGTGCCGGTCTGACATATGGATTTGCCAGAACTATTGGTATTGCTGTTGATAAGAGACGTAAGAACAAGTCACTTGAATCACGACAACGCAATGTCCAGCGTTTAAAGGAATATAAGAGCAAATTGATTCTATTCCCCATTAATGAGAAAAAGATCCGCAAGGGCGAATCCACCTTGGAAGAATGCAAGCTGGCTACTCAACTTAAAGGAGATGTTATGCCCATCAAAAAAGAACAGCCCGTTATTGAGTTCCGTGAAATCGCTAAGGATGAACAGAAATTCAAGGCTTTCGCCACTTTGCGCAAG gcTCGTTCTGATGCTCGTTTGGTTGGTATACGTGCCAAGCGTGCCAAGGAAAATGCTGATAATCCCGATGATACTGGAAAGGATGCGAAGAAATCCAAAAAGTAA